The following DNA comes from Capsicum annuum cultivar UCD-10X-F1 chromosome 7, UCD10Xv1.1, whole genome shotgun sequence.
ATCTACAGTCTCATGGATTCCACAAAGTTCTAACAAAGAATAGGTCACAATGGAAGAAAAAGATCTATACACTACCATATCATTGGAATTAAGTTTTAGGCATGATCTCTTTTTCTTCAGTGTGTGCGTGTCTAATCAAGGTGGGGAGATAAATCCTTTGTGTTCGAATTTTACTGATGTAACTTTCCAGTAACTTGGAAGGGTCACAATGAAGgcataatcatgaaaaaatcaCATATCATCAGAAAATGACTTTCTCTTTTGCAGCAATATGAATCTGAAGAGGTCGGGGCACAGCTGAATTTTACAATAGAGATACCATACTGGGAAAAAAATGACAGCTAAAAATCAGGGATAAGTAAGTAGAATACCATTGGGGATATCTTTTAGTGCAGTTCCACGGCCCTGCAGAGCACATAAAACATAGATTCATCTCATAAGCAACAATAAAATGTGCAGTGTGGGCCTAGAATCTGGAAATGCAAAGGGGAGAAATATCACTAATTGTATAACAGACCTTCTCAATACGAATATCCTTGTTGGCTTCTCTGTCAATAGATGCAACAAGCCTTTCAACAGATTTGCGTTCGCGTACCGGACGGTCAATTGTTGAGGGTGTAGGAGTTTTTAGCTCCTTCTCCTTCTTTGGCTCCTTCTCCTTCTTTGGCTCCTTATCCTTCTTTGGTTCAACTTCTCGTTTCCTTTTCTTATCCTTCTTCCCCTTTGATTTAACACTCTTCTTGGACCCTTTTTCATCCTTATGCTTTTCATTGTTTTCCTTATCCTCATCCTCTCCACCTGCCTCCTCTTTAACCTCCTCATCCTTATCATCTGGCTCTTCGGCCATTTCTTCGTCCTCATCCTTATTATCTGGCTCTTCAGCCATTTCTTCTTCCCTGTCCTTATCATCTGGCTCTTCAGCCATCTCTTCTTCTATTGCCTCACTCTTGGTTTCCGGTTTCTCCTCCTCTACTTTAGTATCCTGGTCAGGATTTTCTTCTTTAGCTTTGTTGTTTCCTTTCACCTCTTCCTCTTTTTCGCTATTTTTTTTCACCTCTTCCTCTTTTTTGTTGTTTGCTTTCACCTCTTCCTCTTTTTCGTTGATTTCTTTCACCTCTTCCTCTTTTTTGTCGCTTTCTTTAAGCTCTTCATCTCCTTTGGTTTCTTTGACCTCTTCTTTGTCTACATCCATCTTTTCAGCATCGTTTTTAACACTCTCTTTGCTCTCTTCTTCCTTCACTTCCTTCGTTTCATCCTTTTCCTCATGTGTATACTTGTTAATCACTTCACTCTTATCCTCCACTGCCACATTTCCATTAGCAGGTGCTTCTGCCACCTCAGAAACCGTCTCCCCTTCTCCCATAACTAAAATTCAACTCTATTCgacaaaaatcaaaaactttagCAAGCAGCAGAAACCAAACTACATATAAGCAAAGGTTTTATAGTAATTTGCaataattttgtcaaaaaattaaAGCAATTGACAGTAATTGATGCAGCTCAATATTACCCTATACAGCATTAAAGCAAAAGTATCAAGAATTGTGCAAATTATATCTTCAAAGTATTTCCATATTCATTTGTGACTACTAACAATGAACCTTAACACACCGCCTACAAAAGAAGACACTAAAGATCCAATTTTTGTCTAAATCTACAAAGCCCTAAGCTGCAAAAAACAAATGTTTCCAGACAATAAGGGACAAATGCAGACCCCCAAAAAAACACAAATTCGTGAAATTACACGAGTTGAtataatattaagaaaaattacAGATTTACAAgcaaaatttagctattttcaACGCTCAAGCTCACCGAGTTTAGCAAGTAGCAGAAAATTGAACTGCATACAAACAAGCCAAGCAACATAACAAGTCGCACAGAAATTAGCAAATATTTTGGGCACAGATATGTAACAATTGGTAGTAACTAACACAGCTCAATATTAACCTGAACAGCACAAAGCAAATTTATCCAGAATTTTGCAAAAAATTACATCTTCAAAGTGTTTCCAGAATCATTTGTGACTACTAATAATACAccttaacaaaaacaaaaaaaacgaCAAAAACAAATAGAATAAAGATCCAACTTTTATCTAAATCTACGAACCTAAGCTAAAAGAACCAAATATTTCAACAAAATAAGGTACACAtacagaaaaattagaacaaaaCTAGAGAAATTTACATATAATTTATGTGAGATCAAGGAGCGCTTATAGAGATTTACAAGCAAAATTTAGAGATTTTCAAAGCACAAAGCTCACCAAGTTTAAAAAATAGCAGAAACTAAACTGCATACAAGCATTTCAGGCAACATAACAGCACAAAAAAATGGTCAAATAATTACAGCAAGTAGCAGTAACAGACACAGCTCAATATTAACCTAAACAGCACTAAGCAAAATTATCCAGAATTTTACAAATTATATCTTCAAGGTATTTCCAGATTCATTTGTGACTAACAACAATATAAACTTAACACACCGACCactgaaaagaaaaatagaataaagatCCAATTTTTATCTAAATCTACAAAACCCTAAGCTTTAAAAAAACGAAATTTTCAACAAGATAAGctaaaaaacaccaaaaataagcGAATTTACATAAAATTGATGCAAAATTCACAACTTACAGAGCTTTGCGAGCTAAATTTAGCgatttttcaacaacaaaaaaacttATAAAGCTCAAAATTAACGAAACTTACATAAATTGATGTGAGATTTACGAGCAAAATTTAGcgatttttcaacaaaacaagcttaaacacacacaaaaattagCGAAATTTACATATAATTGATGTGAAATTAACGACTTACAGAGATTTACGAGCAAAATTTAGcgatttttcaacaaaacaagctaaaaagaagacaaaaattaGCGAAATTTACATATAATAGATGTGAAATTAATGACTTACAGAGATTTACGAGCAAAATTTAAGCGATTTTTCGAAGCTCAAAGTTCACTGTCGTAACTgggtttctctctctctctctacaacTTTCTCTCACTTCGTTTCAACGTTTTCACACACACAGTGAAGAGAGTCGGGAGGCACTTTCTGGGTTTTGTGTACAAAATTGCGTAGCGGACTCCAAATTCCGGATTTAAAACCGGTTTAATGCCACGTCAATCTTGTGCCACTGAGCTATTGTGTGCGCTTAtatactcaaaaaaaaatttagctcaatcaatttaattatgaaatttaatCAAACTTTTAAATAATGTTTTCAAGTTACCAAAATTgatttagattaaaaaaattgaatgtagtattagtaatttttttcatagTATTTGGGTTATCACTTGTATTTTATTTGTGTTGACGAAAATATACTGCGTacgttattattattgttattgttgtttgatTATCCATTGTTGGATTGTTATtacattttttttgtgtgtgttataGATTTATTTTGTGTCGCGTtaatttattgttgttattgcttTTGTTTCTGTATTTCCTTTTGCCAATTGTTCTGAAATATTCTTTCTATTCGAGTAAAGGCAAAATATGTGTGCATTATATCTTCTCATACCTCAATTATGAAATTATATGAGTATGTTTTATTGTTGTTGACTTTCGttcaaaaaaaaatgttattaattCATGCAGAGTTCGTGTACTGATTCAATCAGCAACTAGAGTTGTATGCATCATATAAACATAAAGCAACTGATCGGGATCATTTTAACTTTGTcgaaataaaattcatattaaaataaaatttcaaatttacaagTTTCAGTTTCAAAATTTACGGTGAAATGAAAATTTAGATCAACGGTGTATGATGATCTGTTTGCAAAGGGCATCTGAAAATAGACGGTGGAGATTGCATTATTTGCTTTGGACCTGCAAAAGCTTTTTTACGCTACATTATTTTTAATCATCGTTGACTACTAAATTATGAGTCTTTTTCacctttataattattttttgtttgttttgttttttggtttttcactttttgtttcttttttcccGCTACACTTTCCCTCCAAAAAAACAAATCTTGATATTTGAACAAATTGAAGTAGTAGTGACAAATGACATTTCACTAGATCCAAATGTTGATGGAGATGTAACTTTCTtgagtttaatatttttaaatttaagaattaatcaattaaaatattaCTAATATGGTTAAAGCTAAAACTAatgtttaatatttatataattttaataatttttacattAAATATTGAGTCAATTTAGATTTGTGCtgaaaaaaatcaaggaaatagTTTCTAATAAGGACGATTCCATGCGCTAACAGACCATATGAACATGAACAAAATTAGTAGTTTTTACTTAGATAATATGCGTATTTGTATtagtaaattcaaagaaaaatatgtcaaaatgGTTATGATGATTATTTAAGAATAGGACAAGCGTGTTGTCGATCAAGATACAAAGATAGTCATGACACGTATTATGATGCACGAAAGCCCTCTACCTTATCAACAACTATCGGCTACCAAAAGATTCGCGATTTTAAAATCACTATGCAAGAAAAGCTATACTAGTTTGTCGTTTTGTCTCTTGACTGCAAATGAATTGATAATATTAGTAAAACCAAAAAGTTGTTTTGATTCCTCGATTTGTATGTTGtctgtaaaaaatattatacgATAAATACATTtctaataatgaaataaagacaAGACAACTAGCAAGCATTCGACGCCTTCCAATAAAGCATGTTATCGAAGGTAAGAGTCAATGGTATGCGACAATTATCACCAACACCTGTCACTGACAGTTATCATCGTAATTGTTGTCATTATATATGACCCCATAAATCACATTATTTAACCATATTTACCACAGTTAGTTGTTGTCGATATTAGTCATTATTGtaaccatcatcattatcataattaCTACTAATAACCGACAATCAATGCCACCTTAGCTAACTATCACAATTCAGTTGCTATCGACATCAATCATTATTATTAACCACCACTGTCACTAATGATTGTAATCATAATCGTTGTTATCAAATTCCATCACACACTAATCACGTTACTCAAAAATAATTGCCGTTGCTATTAGTAATCGTTTGCAATCACTACCACCATCATAGCGACTATCGACAATCATCATTAAATTAGCTTTCACAAACATCCATCACAATTATCAGTCACCAACACCAACTACTACCCCCCAAACATGATTATTAACTACCATCATCACTACTGATCAGcattataatgaaaaaaattaataaaaaatgtaaattgaCTAATATTGTTCTATTAAATCCACATTAAATATTATCATACCAATTATAGTTAATTACTTTAATTAAAGTACTAAGGGTAAAGctggaaaaaaaaattcaattacctCTTGATTCTTTAAACATACCAACTAtctttagataattttttttaacaaacatGTCAAGTAGTAGGAGATAGAGTAAGTAATAACGATAATCAACAACCGTCACCATTAACGATAACCGCAAACCATTACCACCAATCAAAGTCTTTAGGAAtcatttggttggaaaataagTTATACCGAGATTAATCATCCAATCTCAAGgtggataaaaataaaatcagaaTCTTGAGAACCAACAAACACGGGATAAGCTCATGTTAGAATTAATCTCGCAATCAGTTATCTCTCGTACCAAACTAGCCTTAAGTCCTTTTTCGAGTCAAACACCATTAGACAAGGCTAAAATCGTCAATTTCACATGAATAATTTCTCAAGTAAGAACTAGAGGGttctccttttattttctttttctagggTTTCAGATCCTCTCCTATTTACTCAGAAATATTCTacagtagtattttattttttttctaatgtaAATGCTAAATTTGCTTCAATTGTAAGGAGATCGTTGTTGCAGTGAAATCGATGATCATTGGCTGCACCAAATGGATCCCTCTTCACTGAAAACCTCTTCTTCTATCCAAGATGACGAgtggggtatttttttttttttgcatccattctctattttttttttctctgaattttgttgatcaaTTTTAAATAATTGGATTTGTGGTGTTCAATTTCGTTAGATTAGtgtattgatgatgatgataagtaACATGTgttaggtaactctgtccaccgaGTCTAGAACGGATGTGAAGAAATCACTTTAATATTGATGGAGGTTGTTTAGCTTGTTGGAATCAATCTTAGCATTGCTTTGATTTGAGGAATTGTGTTATGTACTTCGATAATGAAAGGGAAATTGGAATCACGAAAGGGTAACTTTTATtgctaattcaaattcaattcaaactAGCTATTACAGTTGATAAACTCAATTGGAAAGGACGAGAGAGAAGTCGCTATGGAAGCTCCAATCGTCACCTGTCAATGGCGATTAGGGATAGAATTAGTTGAGAAGAAGAAGCAGTTAAGAAGAAGGGATGAGAAATGAGAGGGAAAGATCGTTGGGATTTTACCAAAGTGATTCCTCCCCGCTTTACAATAGTTCACTGTGTTCATATTGAAGTGGACTGTCCGTGCCCCTCACGTGACCCTAGCGCATGTCTCTCACGTGACCTGTATTAACAGGCCAAAAATAACTAATATTCTGTCACTTTAGAAAGGTGATTTTTACGGTACTTGGGTTGGTGAGAGGTAGCAGGTACCTGGTGGAATAGACGAGTTGTGTGCAAGTGAGTTCGGAGAAAACATACCTAGGCCTTCATTAACTGCATTTATTCTAGATGTTATTGGTATTCTAGTGTACATTTGCCACGCTGATTTGGAAATCAAGATAGCAGTTAGAATTGATCACTCTGATGATGAGCTTATATAGTGGAATGTTGTatgctatgttgctcggactcttcaaaaatgttgccaCACCGGTGTCGGATCCTCCATAAACAGACTATTTTTGGATGATCCGACACACACACATCAATCGAGCAAACATAGGCTGTATGTGTGTTTTTCTTATAAGCAAAATTGTTGATATATGACGCTTTATTGGATCACGACTGGCTGACTGAAGGAATGACCTAGAAAACTTTTATACACAATTATACTTCATTATTAGATTTTAACTTGAAGTTATTTCTTCTGTGTTGTTTTTGTAAACTTCTAAACGATGCAATATCTGAAGTTTTACTGGAGCTTTTTGATATAATGTATACTAACGTGATGATGATCTGACATCTTGGACGATCAGACACTGAAGGATATGTAATTCCAAGCTTGGAACTTGAAGGCTCTGGCGAAAAAAACAACAGTAATTTCGTTGAAGTTGAAGAATCAAAGACATCTGCTACTGAGGTTAGCTCTTAAAGAGATGTTGTGATGTCAAAACTCTTCCAAGCTTATTATccttttcaagatgttttacaCTTTTTGTTCACTTACTCTTTTGCAATCTAAGAAAGAGGAGAAGATATATCTTGGACCTCACGGTGCTCCTCCACAGTTGAAACAACAAGAGGTCAATTCTACTAATAGTCGCAAGCAAAAGTTTAGACAGAAATTGAAGGAAGCGGACAGGAAGTACAGTGGAAGTGGTCGCGAGAATAAGGTGGAACATCTGAGAGAGCTTGTGGGTGGAAAAATGGCTGTAGCATCAAAGAATTCCCCCAAGGATTGGCTTGACTCTCACTGCGATGAAAATATGTTTCAGAGGAATCACCGTTAAGTGTATCTGTATTGAACATATCCATAAATTACATACTCTTGAGAAACCCCCTCCCCCTTTCGGAGGGAAAAGAAAGCTTTGACAGAAGGTTTATGTACTCTTGAATAATTCCCCTAGTCAAACCTATGTTGGGGGGCTAATATCACCAGACTTCTGGCTGTGCTCTTGTAATTGTTTATGATACACCAATTCGATCCAAGCTCTATTTCCATCAGTCTTGTTCACCATATTTGGTTTATGAATGGATTACTGTTTCTTTTCGATTTGAAATCAACCTGAATCGAGAATGTAAGGATCTATCGGGAACAACCTCTTACTTTCCAAAGTAGAAGTAGGGGGTAAGGTATGCGTCTACATTACCTTCCAACCTACTTGTGGAACATTGGGCATGTTGTCGTCGTAAAAAATGTGGGAGCTTCTTAGGGAGAAACGATACGTGTACATAATATTGC
Coding sequences within:
- the LOC107878800 gene encoding uncharacterized protein LOC107878800, whose amino-acid sequence is MDPSSLKTSSSIQDDEWDTEGYVIPSLELEGSGEKNNSNFVEVEESKTSATEKEEKIYLGPHGAPPQLKQQEVNSTNSRKQKFRQKLKEADRKYSGSGRENKVEHLRELVGGKMAVASKNSPKDWLDSHCDENMFQRNHR